In the Aneurinibacillus soli genome, one interval contains:
- the fabG gene encoding 3-oxoacyl-ACP reductase FabG: MEFQNQAAVITGGASGLGLSAARILCERGAHVIVADINEAQGTEAVAELRETGGRADFVQVNVGDETSVQEMAAKVQELAGRLDVLINNAGITRDGMVHKLTKEKWDQVININLTGVYLCTQAAIPLMLANGYGRIISTSSVVGLYGNVGQTNYAATKAGVIGLTKTWAKELGHKGITVNAVAPGFIRTPMLDAVPEKILEMMREKVPVKRLGEAEDIARAYVFLASQYSSYINGAVLSVDGGLVL; this comes from the coding sequence ATGGAATTTCAAAACCAGGCAGCAGTCATTACAGGAGGAGCGAGCGGACTTGGTCTTTCGGCAGCACGTATACTGTGTGAGCGCGGTGCGCATGTCATTGTAGCAGATATTAACGAGGCGCAGGGAACGGAAGCGGTGGCGGAGTTGCGGGAGACAGGTGGTAGAGCCGATTTTGTTCAAGTGAATGTTGGGGATGAAACTTCAGTACAAGAAATGGCAGCGAAAGTCCAGGAATTGGCCGGACGCCTTGATGTGTTGATTAACAATGCTGGCATTACACGCGATGGCATGGTGCATAAGTTAACGAAAGAGAAATGGGATCAGGTCATTAACATTAATCTAACAGGTGTATATTTATGCACACAGGCAGCAATCCCACTTATGCTTGCAAACGGTTACGGACGCATTATTAGCACATCCTCGGTCGTCGGATTGTATGGTAATGTCGGGCAAACGAATTACGCAGCGACCAAGGCAGGCGTGATTGGCTTGACCAAGACTTGGGCAAAAGAATTGGGTCATAAAGGCATTACGGTAAACGCTGTCGCACCTGGTTTTATTCGCACGCCGATGCTGGATGCTGTTCCAGAGAAAATCCTCGAAATGATGCGCGAAAAAGTGCCGGTTAAACGCCTGGGTGAAGCGGAAGATATCGCGCGCGCCTATGTATTCCTTGCCTCCCAGTATTCTTCCTATATTAATGGAGCGGTGCTATCTGTAGACGGTGGTCTTGTGTTATAA
- a CDS encoding DUF378 domain-containing protein produces the protein MDRVALILVIIGAVNWLLVGLFQWDLVAALFNGEGSFLSRTIYFLVGLAGLYCISLLFRERHTAS, from the coding sequence ATGGATCGTGTTGCTCTTATTCTTGTTATTATCGGAGCAGTGAACTGGTTGCTTGTCGGCCTGTTCCAGTGGGATCTGGTGGCAGCTCTATTCAATGGTGAAGGTTCATTCCTAAGCCGTACTATATATTTCCTCGTCGGTCTGGCGGGTCTGTACTGCATCAGCCTGCTGTTCCGTGAACGTCATACCGCTTCCTAG
- a CDS encoding SDR family NAD(P)-dependent oxidoreductase produces the protein MNAWHDKIIVITGASSGIGQTTALLTAQLGAIPILLARSEDALATLTDRIQPLQPDVSYYVCDVTDENQIEDVVNRITERYGKIDIWVNNAGYGVFGSVLDAQMEDIIGMMDVNYLGVVRCTRAILPHMKKRQQGHIINVASIAGKLATPNSSAYSASKFAVIGYTHSVRAEVKPFGVYVSAVNPGPVRTPFFDRADTSGSYRQSVEKFMIDPETVARGILKAAATGQAEVTLPRYMRAGVVLHHVFPRLFERLIGPFLNRK, from the coding sequence ATGAATGCATGGCACGACAAAATTATCGTGATTACAGGAGCTTCAAGCGGCATCGGCCAAACGACGGCTCTGCTCACAGCACAGCTTGGTGCCATCCCGATACTGCTCGCCCGCTCTGAAGATGCCCTCGCCACACTAACAGATCGTATTCAGCCTTTGCAGCCGGATGTCTCTTACTATGTTTGTGATGTAACAGATGAAAATCAGATCGAGGATGTAGTTAACCGGATTACGGAGCGATACGGCAAAATCGATATCTGGGTGAATAACGCTGGCTACGGTGTGTTTGGCAGTGTGCTTGATGCACAAATGGAGGATATCATCGGAATGATGGATGTAAATTATCTTGGTGTTGTTCGCTGCACAAGAGCCATTCTGCCTCATATGAAGAAACGGCAGCAGGGACACATCATTAATGTCGCCTCAATCGCAGGAAAGCTGGCCACGCCGAATTCAAGTGCGTATTCTGCCAGCAAATTCGCTGTGATCGGCTACACGCATAGTGTGCGAGCAGAAGTAAAACCATTCGGTGTATACGTATCTGCTGTAAATCCCGGTCCCGTACGTACTCCGTTTTTCGATCGGGCAGATACAAGCGGAAGCTACCGCCAGAGTGTAGAGAAATTCATGATTGATCCAGAAACTGTTGCCAGAGGAATTCTGAAGGCAGCCGCAACTGGGCAAGCAGAAGTTACATTGCCCCGTTATATGCGAGCCGGTGTTGTACTCCACCATGTATTCCCTCGTCTGTTCGAGAGGCTAATCGGCCCGTTTTTGAATCGGAAATAA